A single Hippocampus zosterae strain Florida chromosome 1, ASM2543408v3, whole genome shotgun sequence DNA region contains:
- the hdx gene encoding highly divergent homeobox isoform X2, translating to MAAPFPSSSSMDSWPQRRGLQTMNLRSVFTVEQQMILERYYDNGMTNQSKACFQLILQCAQEAKLDFSVVRTWVGNKRRKLASKADLNGGLSHPLPSHGLAGALLSSHSLAQGALSNHGLSAATLLPAELAVVRNIHNRTHLLPPSSSSASSSSPLSSGNNNNKNDVIHTSIYSHNSNTRPQPKPTGSLQSDTELSPLPPCSLLSKAVQSRTTCSSSSLHSKLVSLSQNLPSLTSASASLVYTAGRDMKTSLSLRDVGLTAGVGGLPPSWTRPYGTAQTQTWPSSPQSQAQLQPRSETNLQPPAPAPQKTRLSLPLQNSSPTSEQTPCIQQMFTIAERSEGIRNKSGLGFALKAQEMQRPVSRTLDTSHNFSIAMETADEENEWQREEELANMAAQNNIHQEQRMSLVKGRHSLTTAHSPNLLINSNSTHQGCYSFTQTSLSGDDSSQTSISAATWVISNSRKRTLQDRTQFSDGDIIELKRYWDRGMTSLGSVCREKISAAANQLNVDTEIVKTWISNRRRKYRLMGIEIPPPKGGPAVFTNTSSPRGDSPVAFSPEEDHLRTPELGDDLNDGVSLCLSEDSIPDSQQRDENGANVTGAAPLANVKVEVIDEDDVEDDDEGEMVPIDLEQMQSLLEFKELIASLPHPSDPVWNMTKDRGTLPDVVSEEKSSNYHITMKTSGIEHTQELTVKGSPLMNIKDNYIEVTQPSVSEEQMQGEQENE from the exons ATGGCAGCTCCATTCCCGTCCAGTAGCAGCATGGATTCATGGCCACAGAGGCGTGGCCTCCAGACT ATGAACCTGCGGTCAGTATTCACAGTGGAGCAGCAGATGATCCTGGAGCGTTACTATGATAATGGGATGACCAATCAGAGCAAGGCTTGTTTCCAGCTAATACTGCAATGTGCTCAGGAGGCCAAACTAGACTTCAGTGTTGTCCGG ACGTGGGTTGGAAACAAAAGGCGGAAACTTGCTTCTAAGGCTGATCTGAATGGAGGCTTGTCTCATCCCTTACCTAGTCATGGACTTGCTGGGGCACTGTTGTCCAGTCACTCGCTAGCTCAAGGAGCTCTGTCCAATCATGGGCTGTCTGCAGCAACATTGCTTCCAGCTGAACTCGCTGTCGTACGGAATATCCATAATCGTACGCACCTTCTCCCTCCATCGTCTTCCTCTGCTTCATCTTCCTCTCCTCTCAGCAGtgggaataacaacaacaaaaatgacgtCATACACACCAGTATTTACTCCCATAACTCCAACACCCGCCCCCAGCCAAAACCCACAGGTTCCCTACAGTCAGATACTGAGCTCTCACCTCTCCCTCCCTGCTCCTTACTCAGTAAGGCTGTGCAAAGCAGAACTACCTGCAGCTCCTCGTCTCTTCACTCCAAGCTTGTGTCACTCTCTCAGAATTTGCCTTCCCTCACGTCTGCCTCTGCGTCTCTGGTCTACACTGCTGGAAGGGACATGAAAACAAGTTTGTCCCTCAGGGATGTAGGATTGACTGCAGGGGTAGGAGGCCTACCTCCCAGCTGGACGCGACCATATGGCACTGCACAGACTCAGACATGGCCCTCTTCCCCTCAGTCCCAGGCTCAACTTCAGCCCAGGTCTGAGACCAATCTGCAACCACCTGCCCCTGCACCACAGAAAACCCGTCTGTCCCTCCCACTCCAAAACTCGAGTCCTACCTCAGAGCAGACACCCTGCATCCAGCAGATGTTCACAATAGCAGAAAGAAGTGAGGGCATCAGAAATAAGTCTGGACTGGGTTTTGCTTTAAAAGCCCAGGAAATGCAGAGGCCAGTTTCACGCACTTTGGATACTAGTCATAACTTCTCCATTGCCATGGAAACCGCAGATGAAGAAAATGAGTGGCAAAGGGAAGAAGAGTTGGCAAACATGGCTGCTCAGAATAACATCCATCAGGAGCAGAGAATGTCTTTGGTAAAAGGGAGACACTCATTGACTACGGCCCACTCCCCAAATCTGCTGATTAATAGTAACTCGACTCATCAGGGCTGCTACTCCTTCACACAAACCTCACTTTCTGGGGATGACAGCTCACAG aCTTCAATCAGTGCTGCCACTTGGGTTATCAGCAACTCCAGAAAACGAACA TTGCAGGATCGCACCCAATTCAGTGATGGGGATATCATTGAACTGAAACGCTACTGGGACAGGGGCATGACCAGCCTGGGCTCAGTGTGCAGGGAAAAGATCAGTGCTGCAGCAAACCAGCTCAATGTTGATACTGAAATAGTTAAG ACATGGATTAGCAACAGACGAAGGAAGTACCGTCTCATGGGTATTGAAATACCCCCGCCTAAAGGTGGGCCTGCTGTATTCACAAACACGAGCTCCCCCAGAGGTGACTCGCCGGTTGCATTTAGCCCCGAAGAAGATCATCTTCGAACACCCGAACTCGGAGATGACTTGAATGACGGGGTATCTCTCTGCCTCTCTGAAG ATAGCATCCCTGACTCACAGCAGCGAGATGAAAATGGAGCAAATGTGACTGGTGCTGCGCCGCTGGCTAATGTG aaaGTTGAAGTGATTGATGAGGATGACGTGGAAGATGACGACGAGGGTGAAATGGTGCCCATAGATCTAGAGCAGATGCAAAGCTTGCTTGAATTCAAG GAACTCATTGCCAGTCTACCTCACCCTTCGGACCCGGTGTGGAACATGACCAAGGATAGAGGAACTCTGCCTGATGTTGTGTCCGAAGAGAAGTCATCCAACTACCACATTACTATGAAAACAAGTGGTATTGAGCATACGCAGGAGCTTACAGTCAAAGGCTCCCCATTGatgaacatcaaagacaattacaTTGAAGTTACTCAGCCCTCTGTATCAGAGGAGCAAATGCAAGGAGagcaagaaaatgaatga
- the hdx gene encoding highly divergent homeobox isoform X3 yields MAAPFPSSSSMDSWPQRRGLQTTWVGNKRRKLASKADLNGGLSHPLPSHGLAGALLSSHSLAQGALSNHGLSAATLLPAELAVVRNIHNRTHLLPPSSSSASSSSPLSSGNNNNKNDVIHTSIYSHNSNTRPQPKPTGSLQSDTELSPLPPCSLLSKAVQSRTTCSSSSLHSKLVSLSQNLPSLTSASASLVYTAGRDMKTSLSLRDVGLTAGVGGLPPSWTRPYGTAQTQTWPSSPQSQAQLQPRSETNLQPPAPAPQKTRLSLPLQNSSPTSEQTPCIQQMFTIAERSEGIRNKSGLGFALKAQEMQRPVSRTLDTSHNFSIAMETADEENEWQREEELANMAAQNNIHQEQRMSLVKGRHSLTTAHSPNLLINSNSTHQGCYSFTQTSLSGDDSSQTSISAATWVISNSRKRTLQDRTQFSDGDIIELKRYWDRGMTSLGSVCREKISAAANQLNVDTEIVKTWISNRRRKYRLMGIEIPPPKGGPAVFTNTSSPRGDSPVAFSPEEDHLRTPELGDDLNDGVSLCLSEDSIPDSQQRDENGANVTGAAPLANVKVEVIDEDDVEDDDEGEMVPIDLEQMQSLLEFKHEEVQFLENELENQKQKFLDLASFTNRLLSALRNKDVEKQQELIASLPHPSDPVWNMTKDRGTLPDVVSEEKSSNYHITMKTSGIEHTQELTVKGSPLMNIKDNYIEVTQPSVSEEQMQGEQENE; encoded by the exons ATGGCAGCTCCATTCCCGTCCAGTAGCAGCATGGATTCATGGCCACAGAGGCGTGGCCTCCAGACT ACGTGGGTTGGAAACAAAAGGCGGAAACTTGCTTCTAAGGCTGATCTGAATGGAGGCTTGTCTCATCCCTTACCTAGTCATGGACTTGCTGGGGCACTGTTGTCCAGTCACTCGCTAGCTCAAGGAGCTCTGTCCAATCATGGGCTGTCTGCAGCAACATTGCTTCCAGCTGAACTCGCTGTCGTACGGAATATCCATAATCGTACGCACCTTCTCCCTCCATCGTCTTCCTCTGCTTCATCTTCCTCTCCTCTCAGCAGtgggaataacaacaacaaaaatgacgtCATACACACCAGTATTTACTCCCATAACTCCAACACCCGCCCCCAGCCAAAACCCACAGGTTCCCTACAGTCAGATACTGAGCTCTCACCTCTCCCTCCCTGCTCCTTACTCAGTAAGGCTGTGCAAAGCAGAACTACCTGCAGCTCCTCGTCTCTTCACTCCAAGCTTGTGTCACTCTCTCAGAATTTGCCTTCCCTCACGTCTGCCTCTGCGTCTCTGGTCTACACTGCTGGAAGGGACATGAAAACAAGTTTGTCCCTCAGGGATGTAGGATTGACTGCAGGGGTAGGAGGCCTACCTCCCAGCTGGACGCGACCATATGGCACTGCACAGACTCAGACATGGCCCTCTTCCCCTCAGTCCCAGGCTCAACTTCAGCCCAGGTCTGAGACCAATCTGCAACCACCTGCCCCTGCACCACAGAAAACCCGTCTGTCCCTCCCACTCCAAAACTCGAGTCCTACCTCAGAGCAGACACCCTGCATCCAGCAGATGTTCACAATAGCAGAAAGAAGTGAGGGCATCAGAAATAAGTCTGGACTGGGTTTTGCTTTAAAAGCCCAGGAAATGCAGAGGCCAGTTTCACGCACTTTGGATACTAGTCATAACTTCTCCATTGCCATGGAAACCGCAGATGAAGAAAATGAGTGGCAAAGGGAAGAAGAGTTGGCAAACATGGCTGCTCAGAATAACATCCATCAGGAGCAGAGAATGTCTTTGGTAAAAGGGAGACACTCATTGACTACGGCCCACTCCCCAAATCTGCTGATTAATAGTAACTCGACTCATCAGGGCTGCTACTCCTTCACACAAACCTCACTTTCTGGGGATGACAGCTCACAG aCTTCAATCAGTGCTGCCACTTGGGTTATCAGCAACTCCAGAAAACGAACA TTGCAGGATCGCACCCAATTCAGTGATGGGGATATCATTGAACTGAAACGCTACTGGGACAGGGGCATGACCAGCCTGGGCTCAGTGTGCAGGGAAAAGATCAGTGCTGCAGCAAACCAGCTCAATGTTGATACTGAAATAGTTAAG ACATGGATTAGCAACAGACGAAGGAAGTACCGTCTCATGGGTATTGAAATACCCCCGCCTAAAGGTGGGCCTGCTGTATTCACAAACACGAGCTCCCCCAGAGGTGACTCGCCGGTTGCATTTAGCCCCGAAGAAGATCATCTTCGAACACCCGAACTCGGAGATGACTTGAATGACGGGGTATCTCTCTGCCTCTCTGAAG ATAGCATCCCTGACTCACAGCAGCGAGATGAAAATGGAGCAAATGTGACTGGTGCTGCGCCGCTGGCTAATGTG aaaGTTGAAGTGATTGATGAGGATGACGTGGAAGATGACGACGAGGGTGAAATGGTGCCCATAGATCTAGAGCAGATGCAAAGCTTGCTTGAATTCAAG CATGAGGAAGTGCAGTTCTTAGAGAATGAGCTAgagaaccaaaaacaaaaattcctGGACCTTGCAAGCTTCACAAATAGGCTGCTTAGTGCTCTGAGAAATAAAGATGTGGAAAAACAGCAA GAACTCATTGCCAGTCTACCTCACCCTTCGGACCCGGTGTGGAACATGACCAAGGATAGAGGAACTCTGCCTGATGTTGTGTCCGAAGAGAAGTCATCCAACTACCACATTACTATGAAAACAAGTGGTATTGAGCATACGCAGGAGCTTACAGTCAAAGGCTCCCCATTGatgaacatcaaagacaattacaTTGAAGTTACTCAGCCCTCTGTATCAGAGGAGCAAATGCAAGGAGagcaagaaaatgaatga
- the hdx gene encoding highly divergent homeobox isoform X1, with protein MAAPFPSSSSMDSWPQRRGLQTMNLRSVFTVEQQMILERYYDNGMTNQSKACFQLILQCAQEAKLDFSVVRTWVGNKRRKLASKADLNGGLSHPLPSHGLAGALLSSHSLAQGALSNHGLSAATLLPAELAVVRNIHNRTHLLPPSSSSASSSSPLSSGNNNNKNDVIHTSIYSHNSNTRPQPKPTGSLQSDTELSPLPPCSLLSKAVQSRTTCSSSSLHSKLVSLSQNLPSLTSASASLVYTAGRDMKTSLSLRDVGLTAGVGGLPPSWTRPYGTAQTQTWPSSPQSQAQLQPRSETNLQPPAPAPQKTRLSLPLQNSSPTSEQTPCIQQMFTIAERSEGIRNKSGLGFALKAQEMQRPVSRTLDTSHNFSIAMETADEENEWQREEELANMAAQNNIHQEQRMSLVKGRHSLTTAHSPNLLINSNSTHQGCYSFTQTSLSGDDSSQTSISAATWVISNSRKRTLQDRTQFSDGDIIELKRYWDRGMTSLGSVCREKISAAANQLNVDTEIVKTWISNRRRKYRLMGIEIPPPKGGPAVFTNTSSPRGDSPVAFSPEEDHLRTPELGDDLNDGVSLCLSEDSIPDSQQRDENGANVTGAAPLANVKVEVIDEDDVEDDDEGEMVPIDLEQMQSLLEFKHEEVQFLENELENQKQKFLDLASFTNRLLSALRNKDVEKQQELIASLPHPSDPVWNMTKDRGTLPDVVSEEKSSNYHITMKTSGIEHTQELTVKGSPLMNIKDNYIEVTQPSVSEEQMQGEQENE; from the exons ATGGCAGCTCCATTCCCGTCCAGTAGCAGCATGGATTCATGGCCACAGAGGCGTGGCCTCCAGACT ATGAACCTGCGGTCAGTATTCACAGTGGAGCAGCAGATGATCCTGGAGCGTTACTATGATAATGGGATGACCAATCAGAGCAAGGCTTGTTTCCAGCTAATACTGCAATGTGCTCAGGAGGCCAAACTAGACTTCAGTGTTGTCCGG ACGTGGGTTGGAAACAAAAGGCGGAAACTTGCTTCTAAGGCTGATCTGAATGGAGGCTTGTCTCATCCCTTACCTAGTCATGGACTTGCTGGGGCACTGTTGTCCAGTCACTCGCTAGCTCAAGGAGCTCTGTCCAATCATGGGCTGTCTGCAGCAACATTGCTTCCAGCTGAACTCGCTGTCGTACGGAATATCCATAATCGTACGCACCTTCTCCCTCCATCGTCTTCCTCTGCTTCATCTTCCTCTCCTCTCAGCAGtgggaataacaacaacaaaaatgacgtCATACACACCAGTATTTACTCCCATAACTCCAACACCCGCCCCCAGCCAAAACCCACAGGTTCCCTACAGTCAGATACTGAGCTCTCACCTCTCCCTCCCTGCTCCTTACTCAGTAAGGCTGTGCAAAGCAGAACTACCTGCAGCTCCTCGTCTCTTCACTCCAAGCTTGTGTCACTCTCTCAGAATTTGCCTTCCCTCACGTCTGCCTCTGCGTCTCTGGTCTACACTGCTGGAAGGGACATGAAAACAAGTTTGTCCCTCAGGGATGTAGGATTGACTGCAGGGGTAGGAGGCCTACCTCCCAGCTGGACGCGACCATATGGCACTGCACAGACTCAGACATGGCCCTCTTCCCCTCAGTCCCAGGCTCAACTTCAGCCCAGGTCTGAGACCAATCTGCAACCACCTGCCCCTGCACCACAGAAAACCCGTCTGTCCCTCCCACTCCAAAACTCGAGTCCTACCTCAGAGCAGACACCCTGCATCCAGCAGATGTTCACAATAGCAGAAAGAAGTGAGGGCATCAGAAATAAGTCTGGACTGGGTTTTGCTTTAAAAGCCCAGGAAATGCAGAGGCCAGTTTCACGCACTTTGGATACTAGTCATAACTTCTCCATTGCCATGGAAACCGCAGATGAAGAAAATGAGTGGCAAAGGGAAGAAGAGTTGGCAAACATGGCTGCTCAGAATAACATCCATCAGGAGCAGAGAATGTCTTTGGTAAAAGGGAGACACTCATTGACTACGGCCCACTCCCCAAATCTGCTGATTAATAGTAACTCGACTCATCAGGGCTGCTACTCCTTCACACAAACCTCACTTTCTGGGGATGACAGCTCACAG aCTTCAATCAGTGCTGCCACTTGGGTTATCAGCAACTCCAGAAAACGAACA TTGCAGGATCGCACCCAATTCAGTGATGGGGATATCATTGAACTGAAACGCTACTGGGACAGGGGCATGACCAGCCTGGGCTCAGTGTGCAGGGAAAAGATCAGTGCTGCAGCAAACCAGCTCAATGTTGATACTGAAATAGTTAAG ACATGGATTAGCAACAGACGAAGGAAGTACCGTCTCATGGGTATTGAAATACCCCCGCCTAAAGGTGGGCCTGCTGTATTCACAAACACGAGCTCCCCCAGAGGTGACTCGCCGGTTGCATTTAGCCCCGAAGAAGATCATCTTCGAACACCCGAACTCGGAGATGACTTGAATGACGGGGTATCTCTCTGCCTCTCTGAAG ATAGCATCCCTGACTCACAGCAGCGAGATGAAAATGGAGCAAATGTGACTGGTGCTGCGCCGCTGGCTAATGTG aaaGTTGAAGTGATTGATGAGGATGACGTGGAAGATGACGACGAGGGTGAAATGGTGCCCATAGATCTAGAGCAGATGCAAAGCTTGCTTGAATTCAAG CATGAGGAAGTGCAGTTCTTAGAGAATGAGCTAgagaaccaaaaacaaaaattcctGGACCTTGCAAGCTTCACAAATAGGCTGCTTAGTGCTCTGAGAAATAAAGATGTGGAAAAACAGCAA GAACTCATTGCCAGTCTACCTCACCCTTCGGACCCGGTGTGGAACATGACCAAGGATAGAGGAACTCTGCCTGATGTTGTGTCCGAAGAGAAGTCATCCAACTACCACATTACTATGAAAACAAGTGGTATTGAGCATACGCAGGAGCTTACAGTCAAAGGCTCCCCATTGatgaacatcaaagacaattacaTTGAAGTTACTCAGCCCTCTGTATCAGAGGAGCAAATGCAAGGAGagcaagaaaatgaatga